Proteins from a genomic interval of Bacteroidales bacterium:
- a CDS encoding nucleotide sugar dehydrogenase, with the protein MKIAIIGLGYVGLPLAIEFGKKYNVIGFDINKNRVEELQKGEDHTGEADTTELREVLNSDFKSLNLLNETSENAVNGSLTFTAEEQDIKDCDIYIVTVPTPIDKHNVPDLQPLIKASEMIGRVISGGNVVIYESTTYPGCTEEDCVPVIEKTSGLKFNKDFFVGYSPERINPGDKEKKLTNIVKVVSGSTPIIADFVENLYSSIITAGTYKASSIKVAEASKIVENVQRDVNISFVNELALIFDRMGIDTNEVIDAASTKWNFVKYTPGLVGGHCISVDPYYLASKAEKLGYLPKVILSGREVNNSIAPFIAHKVLKLMMQKNNTLENANILILGVTFKENCPDIRNTKVVDIYKELIAFGVNVDVCDPFVCEEEIKQEYNIDIIKQIDKNKKYAAVILAVAHQEFLYNFDFESFHKSGTIIFDVKGKVDRRWVDGRL; encoded by the coding sequence ATGAAAATAGCAATTATAGGACTTGGCTATGTAGGCTTGCCGCTTGCAATTGAATTCGGCAAGAAATATAATGTCATTGGTTTTGATATCAATAAAAATAGAGTTGAAGAACTTCAAAAGGGAGAAGACCATACCGGCGAAGCCGATACGACAGAATTAAGAGAGGTTTTAAATTCTGATTTCAAATCCCTAAATTTACTAAATGAAACTTCCGAAAATGCTGTGAATGGAAGTTTGACGTTTACTGCAGAAGAACAAGATATTAAGGATTGTGATATATATATTGTTACCGTTCCTACTCCTATTGATAAACACAATGTGCCTGATTTACAACCTTTGATTAAAGCTTCGGAAATGATAGGAAGAGTTATTTCCGGCGGAAATGTTGTAATATACGAATCAACTACTTATCCGGGGTGTACTGAAGAAGATTGCGTTCCGGTGATTGAAAAAACTTCCGGATTGAAATTTAATAAGGATTTCTTTGTCGGATATAGTCCTGAGAGAATTAATCCCGGCGATAAAGAAAAGAAACTCACTAATATTGTGAAAGTTGTATCCGGTTCAACACCAATTATTGCCGATTTTGTTGAAAATCTTTATTCTTCGATAATTACTGCCGGTACTTACAAGGCTTCTTCCATAAAGGTTGCGGAAGCATCAAAAATAGTAGAAAACGTACAACGCGATGTTAATATTTCATTTGTTAATGAGCTCGCGCTTATATTTGATAGAATGGGAATAGATACAAATGAAGTTATAGATGCGGCATCAACTAAATGGAATTTTGTAAAATATACGCCCGGACTTGTAGGCGGACATTGTATTAGTGTTGACCCGTATTATTTGGCAAGTAAAGCGGAGAAATTGGGCTATCTTCCTAAAGTAATTCTTTCCGGAAGAGAGGTTAATAACAGCATTGCCCCTTTTATTGCTCATAAAGTGCTTAAACTTATGATGCAAAAGAATAATACTCTTGAAAATGCTAATATATTGATACTTGGAGTAACTTTTAAAGAAAACTGTCCCGATATTCGTAACACTAAAGTCGTAGATATTTACAAAGAACTTATAGCCTTCGGTGTAAATGTTGATGTCTGTGATCCATTCGTTTGCGAAGAAGAAATTAAACAAGAATACAATATAGATATTATCAAGCAGATAGATAAAAACAAAAAATATGCTGCTGTCATTCTGGCGGTGGCACACCAAGAATTTTTATATAACTTCGATTTCGAAAGTTTCCACAAATCAGGTACAATTATTTTTGATGTAAAGGGAAAAGTGGATAGAAGGTGGGTTGACGGAAGATTATAA